The DNA sequence CAACAACAGGGTTGTACATAAAAGATTTTGAAACAATATCACTCTGATTTAATTGTCTCAGATATTCACGAGCCTCATTAATTCTATTATCTTTGCAAAGAGCATGAATCAAAACAGAGAAAGTATATCCATTAGGCAACACATTTCTTGCATTCATCTCGCGCCAAAGCTTCAAACCCTGGTTTGGCTGTCCAGCTCGACAATAGCCGTCAATTAGAGAAGTAAAGGTTATGACATCTGGATGAGAACCATAAAAGGGCATCTTCTCATACAAGGAAATAGCTGATGCCATGTCATTAGCCTTACCAAATCCATCTATTAGAGCATTAAAAGTGTACGTATTTGGTTTAATGTTAGAAGTAATCATCTCGTGAAAAAGGGCAGAGGCCTCCTCCATCTGACCCAATTTGCAATAACCAGATATGACTGACGTAAAAGTTATAACATTAGGTGAAAGGTCGCTTCTTGATTGAATTTTCTTCAACAATTTGCAACCTATATCAACCTCATTAGTCCTACACAGTCCACTTATCATTGTGTTATATGTAACAATATCAGGTGAACAACCAAACTTCTCCATATCATCCAAAAACCCGAAAGCCGTATGAACTTCTCCTATCCCACACAAACctcgaataataatattaaaagtcCAAATATCCGGTTGAAAATGTGATCCCTTATGCTTTTTAAATAAGCAAACAGCCTCACTAACTTGATTTCTTCTAACCAAAACGTTCAACAAACTATTGTAAACAAATGTACTCACTCTAAACTCATCACACTGAAGCTCGTCAAGCAATTTCTCGCCGAAGTCTAATTTACCAACTTGTGCATAGGAAGAAACCAAAAACTCTATAACCGAATTATCAGGCGAGAGGCCATCAGTCCTCATGCAATCAAACACAAATTTAGCCGAATCATGAAAACCCATTTGACATAGGGACCTCATGAGAAAATTGTAAGTCCTAAAACTATGATTAATACTCCAATTGTCTCTACTGAGCTCAAAGAACTTCAAACCCAATTTCGGATTGTTAAGCCGTTTTATGACTTCAAACGCAATTGAAGATGTTAAATTCTTACTAAGATAACCAACGCAAGAATCCAAGGATGGAGAACGAACAAAGAGAGTATAAACAACCTTCACAAACCAAGCCTCAGAATTAGATATTACCTCCTTATCGAATGGTCGTGAGCGAGATCCCCCGTGAGCTGCTAAGCTATGAAAATGTGAAATGGCGATCTTGGAGGCTCGAACCCAGAAGGGACGGGCTGTGAAAAACAAAAGGGTCATCTGTACCGCCGCGCCATCATTAGGCTCGGCTCTACTCTCGTATATATTCTCAATCACAATCCTTTTCTGGGAGGACGAAGAACTAGATTTTCTAATGGGTCGAGCCGATTTCGAATTAGGTTTTGGCTTTGATTCTATAATCTTCATAGAAACGACAAAGTACCAAATTTTAAAGTTGGCAAAGCAAATGACTCGACCATTGAAAGCCGGACAAATACACACTTCATGGACTGgaaatgttgatgaaactaatgGAAACCATGGATGACGCAAAAACCCAAAACATTTTTCAGCTCCAGATTTAAGTAAGAACAATCCAAACAGTAACAGGGGCCTATCTCAAAACTCAATCTCATCGAAGAGAGAGATCAGATCAGACGATAACCGCGTTAGGGTTATGTTCAAAGACTTGCAGATTCTTTCTCACCGGACCCTTGGGTGGAATCGCCCAgtttctaagttgattttcacttAGCCCATTTATATTTATCCTGGGCTTCATATATTGTCTAAGCCCAAAATGGTACTGAAGTACagatatacaatattttttaaattttatttgaaaaatatcattcCAATTTTGTCATTGCATAAGTTTGAAGATATAACCATTTTAGTCTAAAGTTTGAAAATATGCATATCTTCTAGTAAGTACTAGTAACATGTGTTCATTaattataacataatgaatataaTCAAGACaaactatactaaaataataatatatcaataATTTATATGAGTATATTATTTGGTTCCGTGTAATGTTTCGTATAATTAAATTcccaaattcataaaaaaaagtcATTAGTAAATAAAATCTTGacatttattttcaattgtTTTTTCCAGAACAAAAATGGTTTTAAAAAACATTGTTGTTATAAATCTACTAATTACTAAACATGGCGCAAAATTCGTCACTTGCAAAAATTAAGTGGGATTGTggcattttgcaaaagaaaaaaaaaagtgggttTGTGGAGTCCCCtgtcactaaaaattaaaaaattaaaaaagaattcgtagcaaaaaaataaaataaaataaaaaaggtgAGACTAAAACGAAGAAGAAGCATTTCTTTAGATTTGTTATAGTTACAGCCTACAGGGAAGCTGTTCCATGGAaaaataataggaaaaaaaaaataaagacaaGCAAGAATGGCAACGGAGAGACAAACTCCATTGGCTTCCACATCTCGTGAAGACAACGCTCTGTAAGTTCCTCCAACCCCAACACTaatagtataaaaaaaaattaaaaattgtgatTGCAGATGAAGATTCACAGAACTTGATCGCGTTTATCATAGTCGAAATTCTGATGATACTTGTTCAATTTATCGGTAGTGTAATTGGAATTctgatattttataattaacctGTGCTAAAATTTGGTGATTATAGTTGTTGCGGTTTTTGTTTCAGTGTCTATCTAGAAAacaaattttgtttattttggttCAATTGTGAATTTTGATGGTTAAGTTGTGGTGCTTTAGGTTTTTAGATATACTGCATGAAGCTCCTTTGTTCGGTCACCGCAAGTCGAGAAGCATCTTCGGGAGTGTGGTTTACTTTTTATTATTGGCAAGCAGAACCTTTTTCTCATTTTAATCGCATAGTAGTACTTACATTACAACATATGTATATTAGTTGGATTGATCGTGTCAATTTTAGGCAGGTTATGCTGCATTGGCAGTTGCAGCTCCATGGATATTTCATCCTATACAGAGGTTTACTTCCCAATTACTTTGCAGCTGCGCTGTTGTTCTTTTAGCTGTTACAGGTTTTGTACCCCTAGCTTTCTTTTCTTATGCATAGATTGATTGCTTTTGAAAAATTGTGCTTTCTTATGACTGCTTTTGTTTGAACCGGTTTACACCCTTTTAGAATCTCATGGAGGGAGTGAGAATGCACATAGTTTTGGGAGTGAAGTGTTTAAGatagtattttgttattttcaggAATCTTTCAACAGTATTTGGTATACCAGGTTCAAAAAATACGTTTACAAGTAAGCTTTCTAACTAGTATAAAGTGTTTGTTCCCGTTTTCTAACATGTATCTCTCGTACACAAGGACATGCTTAGAGAGAAAGATAAAGTTAACAATTGAATCTTCTAAGCTTGGTTTACAATTGTTTCTGTTGGAGAGCTGAATTCAAATCATGTTTTTTAGTATCAGTATGATAGGAGTTTCCTATCATTTCGGTACAAACAGTAGCAAAATAGAGATAATAGAGATGATATATTGATATAGaagataaaagataacaagGTTGCTGGGTATTCGAGAGACCCAGCTCTCTCCCAAGAGCTAAGAGATCACTTAACTAAAATCATTCACACCCTTTTCCTTTACTATTGAGtcctatatataataacaatacaCAATACCCCTATTACAATTACACTTATGcccttttttatttaatatcccAATGCCTATCACAGTACTTTTTGGAAGTTTTACCCTTGTTTGTGAACCATGGAATGTGTATTTGTATGCAGGGTTATTATAGTTTTAGCCAGAAGTTGAAGCATATCGTTCGGCTTCCATTTGCGACTATTGCATATGGTATGTCTATCTTTACTTTTGTTGTTTCCAATTATTCTTTTATAAATCTACATATGTGATTTTGTTTTGTGTGAGGATACTCTAAGGGGTTTTAAACTATGCTCAGCATCTAAGGTTGTGATGATTTTAGGAAACGCAAAAATTATTATGTCTAGTTAAAGTTTATGAGTGTATTTCTTCTGCTAGGAACTGCTGCAATGCTACTTGTAATGGTTTGGAGACCTCACACCGGTATTCTCTCCATCTCTGCTATATTGAGGTATGTACACTACCAGCTGCAATGCAGATTACCGTTTTAAATGTATAAGTAAGATTTAGGTGATAATGTTTAGTTACTTTGAGGACTATTTCTCATGATTATGTTGTCTACTCGTAATATTTGCAGAGTTATTATGCTAGTTGAAGCAATATGTGCTGGATCATTTATGAGTCTCTATATTGGTGAGTTATATGCTCATTTTGCATTGTTAGTAGTGTAATTAGGGCATGGAATTTCTGAGTAATGTGTCAGTATCATGTTCACTGCTATCAAATCCTTTAATCTATGTTGTCCCATGTTGGTGCTTCTAGGCTATGTGCACCAGTACAACTCTTTAAACTCCCAACCTGATGTCTTGAAGTCCTTGTACTCTCCACTTCAACCATCAAGTTCATTAGAAGGTTTGAGGTAATTTTCTAGTTATTTGACTAGTTTCCTCACTCTGTATAGCCAGTATTTTTGCTTCCAACCTTGTTTGAATTCATGCATGCAGAAAGGGATCTTTAGTACTTTCAAGAAGCATTAGTGTACTTTCTTGAATGGCTTGATATGTTCAACGATATAATATAATCTCTGATCATAAAGTTTTGTTGTTTCCAGGTATTATGACGCTGGTCGGCTTTCTGATCAACAAATGGCTTTATTGCAATATCAACGTGAAAACCTTCACTTTTTGAGTGAAGAAGTATGTTATGCAGCAGATTTTATAATTCTAGTTGTCTTGATGTAATACATACTATAGCCGTTCATAGTAGTCCTTTCTTAGATAATAATGCTCGTTGGCTTGTTCAATGGACTGATgtcttaataatttatttcatggttTACGATTTTAACTTAATCCTGCCAATAAGCTATCTAAGTGAATTATTTCACTGCAGATTCTTCGATTGCAAGAGTGCTTAAGTAAATATGAACGATCTGATGATGGTTCCACACCTCAGGTGGTGATGGTGGTCCTTCTGTATTTGTTATTCTTGATGATTTTCACCTTAGGTGATGATTTCTTTTGTTGATGTTGAAATATTATATGTTTCTCCAGGTTGATCTTGCCCATTTATTGGCAGCTCGTGATCAAGAACTGAGAACGCTTTCTGCTGAGGTAATAGTGGTACCCTTGCTGATTTTGTGAGCAATTTAACGtaaaaagtaaagaaaaaaaaatgttagagAATTGTCTTTTTGGGAATTGGATGATTCCAATTTCAGACTGCTGCTGATAAGCGAGGTGTCATAAGACAATAAATTTAACAATAACATTGTAAGCCTATTCTAAATTTGGTTCGATGGATCATTGTACAACCTTACTAACAGATAAAAGGCTATAAAATACTGATTTTATCTAACCTGAAATGTCCATAGTCAAACAAATATGTTTGCAAGGTTTGTCCTTTCAGGGGGTCTCTTCAGATATTCTTCCCATTACAGTTCTAGTAAGTTTTCGTGGTTATAATTTGTGGATTTCAAATTCCACTATGGGAATATAAGATGCCGCGTCCTTTCAGTTTGGATCTAAAACTTTGATTTTTTAGGCGTTTCTGGTTAAAGATGAAGGTGATGACATCTCTGTCAAATGAAGGGTTTGTTTATGTCTACGTTGGACAATCAATTGGGTTGTtgttaaatgattaaaattacatCACGGGCATTAGATAGATAGTAAATAACGCCACATTAAATTTGACACGGTCAAACTAAAGTGGTGTACATGTTTTATGCTGCAGATGAATCAACTACAGTCAGAGCTAAGGCTCGCTAGATCTTTGCTAGCTGAAAGGGACACCGAGATTCAACGTGTGCGGACTACTAACAATCAGGTATTACCAAACACATACATTTATGTATATTGCCGTATGAACAATTTAATGGCACGATTTCATTGTTTATTAACTATGCCATTTATACAGTACGTAGAAGAGAACGAGAGATTAAGAGCCATCTTAGGAGAATGGAGTACACGAGCAGCAAAGGTGCTCATTTAATTGCTTCCAACACTATTCAATACAATTACCTATACTTATCacgattatttttatttgatttatttgcTCGTTTATATTTTAAAGCTTGAGAGAGCAATGGAGGTGGAGCGAATGTCAAATCTTGACTTACAAAAGAAGATTTCAATGCTGGCCAAAAAACCACACGTATCAACCTCGGACCAAAAAGGAGGAGCTTAATTTCATTTGAGGCCTTCTCCATGCTAAAAGAAGATGAGCAAGAAGAGTTACGCCCCGGTCACGTGTATATATCATTTTCTGTAGTCATTTTTTTGACTGGCGCAGTGGCACTTATGAGACTCAATACACGATGACTTCATCCATTTTTCTGTGGTTTAATGTGTGTTAAAAAGAAGATTAAAATTGACCAAAAATTTGTCATTCATTGCACGCCTTCCAGTATAACCAGATCATTTGACCCCAACTTCCCTGCCCCTCAATAAAAAATCATTCCACAATATCCAACAGACTTGCACACCAATCATTCCATATGAAAATATGATTTTCTTATGGCTCAACTAAATTGGACTAACGTGAGCGGTTTCGTTCAAGAAAAGACAACCGAAGACAATGTTGAAAAAGTCACGACCTCTGATTACTCCTCCCCCTCCGACTATAGCCTCAGTATCATAGTTGCATGCTCTTGTACAGTCGGGACAGTATGTAACCTAGACAAAGTGACCGGGAATTTAAAAACAGAAGCAAATGTAACGACTAGAGTCTAGAAGATAAGTTGATAAGCACTATATCTGTTTATTTATATGAACTCGGACTAGGTTAGTAGATGAAATTGATTTAATACAAACCTCCAATAACTTGGGTCGGTAAGAACTGTCAAGCATGACATCCACGCCATAAATGGCCCTTGAATTTGGACTATGCATCTCTGGGTGTACTGATGCAGCTGCTTCAAAGACTGAGCGGATCATACCTTTTACTCTTTCATGGATATCCAACCATTTGACTGCAATTATTGTTGCAAAATAACTTGAGAGCATAGAGTTGCAATGCTATTGTAGGCGAAAGTtaaaaaaaagagtacaatTTTAGGTGGAGGCCAGTAGAAGACTTGGCAACTTGGACAGCATGATAATACCTTGATGTTCTTGTTCAAATTCCTTCACAAACTCTGGAGTGTTCTTGTGCTTGAAACCTCCTCGATAATTCTGAAAGCCATAACTAAATGAGAGAGGAAATGTATAGAAATATCAATGTACTGTAACATTCTATGGCAACATACCATGACAGTGAAGTGAGTCTCGTACTCGAAAAAGCTGTGCTTCTCTAGAGAATACGGGTTGTTTGCCAATCTAACCTGAGAATAAATCATAGTATCCTTTTGAATATGATTTTCAAGGATTATATTAAGAGAaggaaaaataaatacaaaaaaggatGATCAAGTTCTTCACATTGGCTATCGTGAACAAAGAGAAGAACATACATACCCAGAAAACATCTGAGAGGAATATCTCAAGGGGATTCATGCTGCGAACTAATACTACATATCGAATATCAAATTTCTTCCCATTAAACAAAGCAGGGTTCTCAATATACTTCTGACATATCTTTGGACCAGTTTCCATGAGTCTAATAATGGCAGTTAAATTATCAGTGACAGTTGTATCTATAGTACGTGCCATGTTCCAAGGTTTTAATATCCACATATTGTTACACTCTTCTCTCTTCCGCACAAGATAATCACCAATAAGTTCAGAGAGATTAGTTTCCAGATTATAAGTGGGCTGCAGCCATTCAGGAGAACCATGTGCCTGTTCATAAAAG is a window from the Cannabis sativa cultivar Pink pepper isolate KNU-18-1 chromosome 1, ASM2916894v1, whole genome shotgun sequence genome containing:
- the LOC115706673 gene encoding pentatricopeptide repeat-containing protein At2g06000, which produces MKIIESKPKPNSKSARPIRKSSSSSSQKRIVIENIYESRAEPNDGAAVQMTLLFFTARPFWVRASKIAISHFHSLAAHGGSRSRPFDKEVISNSEAWFVKVVYTLFVRSPSLDSCVGYLSKNLTSSIAFEVIKRLNNPKLGLKFFELSRDNWSINHSFRTYNFLMRSLCQMGFHDSAKFVFDCMRTDGLSPDNSVIEFLVSSYAQVGKLDFGEKLLDELQCDEFRVSTFVYNSLLNVLVRRNQVSEAVCLFKKHKGSHFQPDIWTFNIIIRGLCGIGEVHTAFGFLDDMEKFGCSPDIVTYNTMISGLCRTNEVDIGCKLLKKIQSRSDLSPNVITFTSVISGYCKLGQMEEASALFHEMITSNIKPNTYTFNALIDGFGKANDMASAISLYEKMPFYGSHPDVITFTSLIDGYCRAGQPNQGLKLWREMNARNVLPNGYTFSVLIHALCKDNRINEAREYLRQLNQSDIVSKSFMYNPVVDGLCKAGNVDEANRIVAEMEEKRCNPDKVTFTILILGNCMKGRLVEAIGVFNKMVTIGCAPDKITVDTLASCLFKAGMPNEAIHIKRTAVEDPNLALSCLRSSHPLTNAEIRLAV
- the LOC115705134 gene encoding protein FIP1, translated to MATERQTPLASTSREDNALFLDILHEAPLFGHRKSRSIFGSVVYFLLLAGYAALAVAAPWIFHPIQRFTSQLLCSCAVVLLAVTGIFQQYLVYQVQKIRLQGYYSFSQKLKHIVRLPFATIAYGTAAMLLVMVWRPHTGILSISAILRVIMLVEAICAGSFMSLYIGYVHQYNSLNSQPDVLKSLYSPLQPSSSLEGLRYYDAGRLSDQQMALLQYQRENLHFLSEEILRLQECLSKYERSDDGSTPQVDLAHLLAARDQELRTLSAEMNQLQSELRLARSLLAERDTEIQRVRTTNNQYVEENERLRAILGEWSTRAAKLERAMEVERMSNLDLQKKISMLAKKPHVSTSDQKGGA